From Oncorhynchus keta strain PuntledgeMale-10-30-2019 chromosome 25, Oket_V2, whole genome shotgun sequence, one genomic window encodes:
- the LOC127911900 gene encoding uncharacterized protein LOC127911900, whose translation MNYAQRVTPTSVANYSSDPPLSPPSPRFLPPNYSSDPPLSPRSPRFLPPNYSSDPPLSPRSPRFLPPNYSSDPPLSPRSPRFLPPNYSSDPPLSPRSPRFLPPNYSSDPPLSPSPRFLPPNYSSDPPLSPPSPRFLPPNYSSDPPLSPAPLSSSPLTTALIPSVPRSPRFLPPNYSSDPPLSPPPRFLPPNYSSDPPLSPSSSSSP comes from the exons CTAACTACAGCTCtgatccccctctgtcccccccctcccctcgctTCCTCCCCC CTAACTACAGCTCtgatccccctctgtccccccgcTCCCCTCGCTTCCTCCCCC CTAACTACAGCTCtgatccccctctgtccccccgcTCCCCTCGCTTCCTCCCCC CTAACTACAGCTCtgatccccctctgtccccccgcTCCCCTCGCTTCCTCCCCC CTAACTACAGCTCtgatccccctctgtccccccgcTCCCCTCGCTTCCTCCCCC CTAACTACAGCTCtgatccccctctgtccccctcccctcgCTTCCTCCCCC CTAACTACAGCTCtgatccccctctgtcccccccctcccctcgctTCCTCCCCC CTAACTACAGCTCtgatccccctctgtcccccgctcccctctcttcctccccc CTAACTACAGCTCTGATCCCCTCTGTCCCCCGCTCCCCTCGCTTCCTCCCCC CTAACTACAGCTCtgatccccctctgtcccccccccctcgCTTCCTCCCCC CTAACTACAGCTCtgatccccctctgtccccctcctcctcctcctccccttag